One Fusarium poae strain DAOMC 252244 chromosome 4, whole genome shotgun sequence DNA window includes the following coding sequences:
- a CDS encoding hypothetical protein (BUSCO:581at5125) has protein sequence MHPNKHGAPSNGLFAQTGTDNNNPAIIRSRPFTLQQALPYSPQTSTVPFIPDIIPDPVLGSGCPALPLNDLFQAHEFDSLNKEAAAHPQMPRNVKQAVDHVLQDIKPSQRTHYKFTPISRTVASPSSGKSLMEGLSPVTRSVFDKVGGYFKTIKPGAPEAKQLNGQAGGHSTPKQRSSSINSPNPPQPHTLPSHNSQAYKSNSVRIEVVVPSKRQFDPSSYVDVDSSVATAQQVQQQVQQQVQQHTQQLSQPATPIAQSSGHSHTEMNQNGTFRIELPRANINREEYIEVKERPEDLHHLSIRKQSRQAYSDGRDLIGESLDQRQRSEAALHALEKLIHTVFSSVGRVLGDEQGYEGVVSMTPDQEVAMTASSQQKMHGAIQKAITLKCFDQVPVEHLVQIMKLSDASLKQVESLELQVDETWNEEAVDGWVQQLSEVETMLKSARTCLRILSGGREDKQLYSETIIQRSVDIFRKVTEDIVMPLVELRPSGPASGVFKALSKSKKPITSVFLCCQKLFALLAELVTKIELSETVINSLEYTASRLIFMENAYFEKDSVIGVQKFDGLRSVAMDMLSQIFLIKPEQRQGIIDEILTSLEKLPVGKQSARQFKLSEGGSIQPVSALIMRLVQASSGRVDDTKNRDRHKLLRNIDGEQGGSDDDDSAPSGAKQFVSSIKSEVQGAKQHSVAVRDLEISVAPLTDAAQRNASYVISFIVKRAIGSTKSGDTPYRNLLDLFVEDFTTCLDSPDWPSAELLLRLLMVMMVQLFEAPKTAAPAKNMALELLGGLSAAISRLRSHVQILTSSSEGNEADGLSQYLADLANQALDHKTRVEQLVAWAGPYRVVLEHVQNRSNEDPHLSSAISFLVAGWASQVYTGYDSYNDEDEERDEELGRMAYRLRMMAEDRRWLVNEYTFKSVSPNQAKLSYSIILLRSPLCEAFSKILNILLGSMASEQATVRSRSLKSVNQVLETDPSILDGDSTVIDLILDCAGDPSIQVRDSALGLLGNCMTMRPHLESSLTPMIVNRFQDNGLGVRKRAMKLTRDIYLRNTDNELRRVIANGLLRRVQDPDDTVRDLARQMIEEVWFAPFYQGEGTAVYQTSLNAHVSLVIHTVKSGTVTEMLDKVFRSILKPKDKSLNGPFTVCTKLVANMFGLIDNLDPEESDAPSGRDALQVLTIFANAEPKLFNFEQIRLLLPHLANFSKSEELVAFRHVTIVYRRVLPTLTSVHTEFLSKVRTYLLKALSKISQRNALDDLVACTQVVCGLLNVYTPLIGGLLSSLSQIEQIQARPIDQTSITLTYGYSLLIGMIAKHCKLDEWTNTCRAKFPKWKGNSVPLLAIEKLVPLAAPSKPLEIRKSALDALGLICQAWPRNYVVPKLYTLFDQVFKEQAPGLEMLILRSFREFLLTEEKRSETGAEAPAAGKKRELTVMGGTNFDDVASATSQRFLKYISRIALSGQGDHALLATEVLGSINRQGLTHPKETCVTLMTLETSTNRRISELAFSEHRYLHEKHETVLEREYAKAVQSAFAYQRDVVEDTRGATTNPFQSKLHLLMEVLKISKMKNRQRFLDKLCGQLDFDLAKLDTAEEVPSHMAFARFVTENLAFFDYQSVGELQTTVNAIEKMVTSTGAPLAQTIESEIFNVRVDTLQSLAPEVLAPVPGISANPTSGTLPTEGDSTPALATTSKVEPGRLRQLATASIILLSMWETRTHLRRLYGMGNSRHDSKAKALAKDLNKTPVKVQGVHGDKVWEEIEAHMAGLQDQERMIQKCTALVELLNVDKEFKIADDADQMDMDPSTPSGDEDEDGDTTLDRGRKRKGVHTPGGRKKRARSDSQPRKRGRPRKNALPEPDSGADLDESWI, from the exons ATGCATCCCAATAAACATGGGGCTCCCTCAAACGGGCTGTTTGCTCAGACGGGAACTGACAATAACAATCCTGCCATTATCCGATCTCGCCCCTTCACGTTGCAGCAAGCCTTGCCCTACTCACCGCAGACCTCGACGGTTCCTTTCATTCCTG ATATCATCCCTGACCCTGTTCTGGGTTCCGGTTGCCCTGCACTTCCTCTGAACGATTTATTCCAGGCCCATGAATTCGACAGCTTGAACAAAGAAGCCGCCGCTCACCCCCAGATGCCGCGCAACGTCAAGCAAGCCGTCGACCATGTCCTCCAGGACATAAAACCTAGCCAGCGAACGCATTA CAAGTTTACACCAATCTCGAGAACTGTCGCATCTCCGTCATCTGGAAAAAGTCTAATGGAAGGCTTATCGCCTGTCACAAGAAGCGTTTTCGATAAAGTGGGAGGCTACTTCAAGACGATAAAGCCCGGTGCTCCTGAGGCAAAACAACTGAACGGTCAAGCTGGAGGCCACTCGACCCCTAAGCAACGCTCGTCTTCAATCAATTCTCCGAACCCTCCGCAGCCGCATACCCTACCATCACACAACTCTCAGGCATACAAGTCAAACTCGGTTAGGATCGAAGTTGTTGTACCGTCCAAGAGGCAATTTGACCCATCCTCTTATGTTGATGTGGACTCTTCGGTTGCCACCGCGCAACAAGTGCAGCAACAAGTGCAGCAACAAGTGCAGCAACACACCCAGCAATTATCTCAGCCTGCAACGCCTATTGCCCAGTCTTCTGGGCATAGCCACACGGAAATGAACCAAAATGGCACGTTTCGAATCGAACTTCCCCGTGCGAATATCAATCGTGAAGAATATATCGAAGTCAAAGAGAGGCCAGAGGACTTACATCATCTCTCGATTCGAAAGCAGAGTCGGCAAGCGTACTCCGATGGCCGAGATCTTATTGGAGAGAGCCTCGACCAACGCCAAAGGAGCGAGGCAGCTCTCCATGCACTTGAGAAGCTCATACACACAGTCTTTAGCTCAGTAGGACGAGTGTTAGGCGATGAGCAAGGATATGAAGGGGTTGTTTCCATGACACCAGATCAAGAGGTTGCTATGACGGCCTCTTCGCAACAGAAAATGCATGGCGCGATTCAAAAGGCGATTACTCTGAAATGTTTCGACCAAGTCCCCGTAGAGCACTTGGTTCAGATAATGAAGTTGAGTGATGCAAGCTTAAAACAGGTTGAAAGTTTGGAGCTCCAAGTTGACGAGACTTGGAATGAGGAGGCAGTTGACGGATGGGTTCAGCAGCTTTCCGAGGTGGAGACGATGTTGAAGTCGGCTCGTACATGTCTTCGTATCCTCTCAGGTGGCCGAGAGGACAAACAGCTTTACTCTGAAACTATCATCCAGAGGAGCGTAGACATCTTCAGAAAAGTCACAGAGGACATCGTCATGCCTCTTGTAGAACTTCGGCCCTCCGGACCCGCCTCAGGCGTTTTCAAGGCTCTCTCAAAAAGCAAGAAACCTATCACGTCAGTGTTTCTTTGCTGTCAGAAGTTGTTTGCGTTGTTAGCAGAGCTTGTCACCAAGATCGAGCTATCAGAGACTGTAATCAACTCACTCGAATACACCGCATCTCGGCTCATCTTCATGGAAAATGCCTATTTCGAAAAGGATTCTGTAATCGGAGTTCAAAAATTCGACGGGCTCCGTTCTGTTGCAATGGACATGCTGTCCCAAATATTCTTAATCAAGCCTGAGCAGCGCCAAGGCATTATCGATGAAATCCTCACTTCACTTGAAAAGCTGCCTGTTGGTAAGCAAAGTGCTCGCCAATTCAAGCTTTCTGAGGGGGGAAGTATCCAGCCTGTTTCTGCTCTGATCATGAGACTGGTTCAAGCCAGCTCCGGGCGAGTGGACGACACCAAGAACCGCGATCGTCACAAGCTGCTGCGAAACATCGATGGCGAACAGGGTGGTTCGGACGATGACGATAGTGCGCCTTCGGGCGCTAAACAATTTGTTTCCTCCATTAAGAGTGAAGTCCAAGGTGCCAAACAACATAGTGTTGCTGTTAGGGATCTCGAAATTTCCGTCGCTCCCCTCACCGACGCGGCGCAGCGCAATGCATCATATGTGATTAGCTTCATCGTCAAGCGTGCCATTGGTTCCACGAAATCAGGCGATACTCCTTATCGAAATTTGCTCGATCTATTCGTCGAGGATTTTACGACTTGCCTTGACTCACCAGATTGGCCGTCTGCCGAGCTTCTCCTTCGCCTGTTAATGGTAATGATGGTGCAGCTTTTCGAAGCCCCAAAGACTGCTGCTCCAGCGAAGAATATGGCCCTTGAGCTGCTGGGTGGCTTGAGTGCTGCCATCTCGCGTCTACGCTCACATGTCCAAATACTTACGAGCTCATCGGAAGGCAATGAAGCTGATGGTTTGTCACAGTACCTCGCTGATCTGGCCAACCAAGCACTGGATCACAAGACCCGTGTGGAACAGCTTGTAGCTTGGGCTGGTCCTTATAGAGTCGTCCTGGAACATGTGCAAAACAGAAGTAACGAAGATCCTCACTTGTCAAGTGCGATCTCGTTTCTGGTTGCGGGTTGGGCTTCTCAGGTATATACTGGCTACGATTCTTATaacgatgaggatgaggagcgAGACGAGGAGTTGGGCCGTATGGCTTATCGTTTGAGGATGATGGCGGAAGACCGTAGGTGGCTTGTCAACGAGTACACCTTTAAAAGTGTCTCACCGAACCAGGCGAAACTCTCTTACTCGATCATCTTATTGCGTTCACCTCTATGCGAAGCTTTCAGCAAGATCCTGAATATTCTGCTTGGTTCCATGGCTAGTGAACAAGCCACGGTCAGGAGCAGGAGTCTGAAGAGTGTCAACCAGGTTTTGGAGACAGATCCTTCGATCTTGGATGGCGACTCGACTGTTATTGACCTGATCTTGGACTGTGCAGGCGATCCCTCTATACAAGTGCGAGACTCTGCCCTCGGCCTTTTGGGCAACTGCATGACAATGCGTCCTCATCTTGAGTCCTCCTTAACACCAATGATTGTCAATCGATTCCAGGACAATGGTCTTGGTGTAAGGAAGCGTGCAATGAAACTTACCCGCGATATTTACCTCCGCAACACCGACAACGAATTACGCAGAGTGATAGCGAACGGATTGTTGCGCCGAGTGCAGGACCCCGACGATACCGTTCGCGATCTAGCCCGCCAGATGATTGAGGAGGTTTGGTTCGCACCGTTTTACCAAGGCGAGGGCACCGCTGTGTATCAGACATCGCTCAATGCACACGTGTCGCTGGTTATCCATACTGTTAAATCTGGAACGGTTACTGAAATGCTCGACAAGGTGTTCCGATCCATTCTCAAACCGAAAGATAAATCTTTGAATGGACCCTTTACAGTCTGCACTAAGCTCGTCGCCAACATGTTTGGACTAATCGACAACCTTGACCCTGAAGAGTCTGATGCTCCGTCTGGGCGCGATGCGCTGCAAGTGCTTACAATCTTTGCGAACGCGGAGCCTAAACTATTCAACTTTGAACAAATTCGACTTTTACTACCGCATTTGGCAAACTTCTCAAAGTCTGAGGAACTTGTCGCTTTTCGACATGTGACCATTGTCTATCGTCGGGTCTTACCTACTTTGACCAGTGTTCACACAGAGTTTCTGTCAAAAGTGCGCACGTACCTACTGAAAGCGCTTTCCAAGATCAGTCAGCGAAACGCCCTGGATGATTTGGTAGCTTGTACTCAGGTGGTATGCGGACTGCTCAACGTCTACACTCCATTAATTGGTGGCCTGCTATCCAGTTTGTCGCAAATCGAACAGATACAGGCAAGACCTATTGACCAAACTTCAATTACGTTGACTTATGGCTACAGCCTGCTGATTGGTATGATTGCGAAGCATTGCAAATTGGACGAGTGGACAAACACCTGTAGAGCAAAGTTCCCCAAATGGAAGGGAAACTCAGTACCTTTGCTGGCCATTGAGAAACTGGTGCCCCTTGCGGCACCTTCCAAGCCGCTCGAGATCCGCAAGTCAGCCCTCGACGCTCTTGGATTGATTTGCCAAGCTTGGCCACGCAATTATGTGGTTCCCAAACTGTACACACTCTTTGACCAAGTTTTCAAAGAGCAGGCACCTGGTCTCGAGATGTTGATATTGAGGTCATTCCGGGAGTTCCTGCTTACTGAGGAGAAGAGGTCCGAGACAGGAGCGGAAGCACCAGCTGCTGGCAAGAAGCGAGAGCTGACAGTCATGGGTGGGACTAACTTCGATGATGTCGCCAGTGCTACCTCTCAGAGATTTTTGAAGTATATTTCCCGCATTGCACTTTCAGGTCAAGGTGACCATGCTTTACTCGCCACAGAGGTTCTAGGCAGTATCAACCGACAAGGTTTAACCCACCCCAAAGAGACCTGTGTCACCTTGATGACCCTCGAGACATCGACGAATCGACGAATTTCAGAATTGGCCTTCTCCGAGCATCGCTATCTACACGAGAAGCATGAGACTGTTCTTGAACGAGAATATGCCAAGGCAGTACAATCAGCTTTCGCCTACCAGCGGGATGTCGTGGAAGATACTCGCGGCGCGACGACAAACCCCTTCCAGTCCAAATTACACTTGTTGATGGAAGTACTCAAGATCAGCAAGATGAAGAATCGCCAGCGCTTCTTGGACAAGCTCTGCGGCCAGCTGGATTTCGACCTCGCCAAATTGGATACAGCTGAAGAGGTCCCGTCTCACATGGCCTTTGCACGTTTCGTCACCGAGAATCTGGCCTTCTTCGATTACCAATCAGTTGGAGAATTGCAAACAACAGTCAATGCAATCGAAAAGATGGTGACCAGTACTGGCGCCCCGCTGGCACAGACTATTGAATCCGAGATTTTCAATGTCCGTGTTGATACATTGCAATCGTTGGCACCTGAGGTCCTGGCGCCAGTTCCTGGAATTTCGGCCAACCCAACTTCTGGAACATTACCCACTGAAGGTGACTCTACGCCAGCGTTGGCGACGACATCTAAAGTTGAGCCAGGCCGGCTTCGTCAACTGGCGACTGCGTCGATTATTCTACTGTCAATGTGGGAAACGCGAACACATCTGCGTCGACTGTATGGTATGGGCAACAGCAGGCATGATAGCAAAGCCAAGGCACTGGCCAAGGacttgaacaagacaccagTCAAAGTCCAAGGTGTTCATGGCGACAAGGTTTGGGAAGAGATTGAAGCCCATATGGCCGGACTTCAGGATCAAGAACGGATGATACAGAAATGCACCGCTCTCGTAGAGCTCCTCAATGTAGACAAGGAGTTCAAAATTGCAGACGACGCCGACCAAATGGATATGGACCCCTCAACTCCAAGCggcgacgaagatgaagacggcGACACTACACTTGATAGGGgacgaaaaagaaaaggagtaCATACACCGGGTGGACGAAAGAAGCGGGCGAGGTCCGACTCACAGCCACGGAAAAGAGGACGACCCAGAAAGAACGCCTTACCTGAGCCAGATTCAGGCGCAGACCTTGATGAGAGCTGGATTTGA